The segment ACGAGAGTCTCTCTGAGTAGGGGTGTGTCTAGAGGCAACTCATGCTGGTAGAGAAGGTCTATCAGCAGCTCTACCATAGCTCTCTGCGCCTTGGCCCGGGAGAGGCTCTCGACAACCTCGGAGAGTGCCTCCTCGGAGCATAGCTCCTCAGCCAACTGCACGGCTGGCGAGCCGACCTGCACAGATCGGCTGTAACGTGGTATAGACTCGCTACCGATGAGTACGCCAGCGTGAAGAAGCCGGTCTATCTCAGGGTAGATGCGGTCGCCAAGGATCTTCGCCAGCTTGCTCACCTTCGCCTGATGACCTCGCATGGAGATTAGCTCACAGCGTATCGCTTCTGATAGTTCGGTTGCTTTGTAGTCGGTCGCTTGATCGCCCTCGGTCGTCTCGTCAGGCTCTCGCCACGCTACCTGCGTCTCACTGGAGGGTAGGTAGCTACTTGGTATAGCTGCCGTGAGCCAAGCTCCTAGCGAACAGATATAATAGGAGGCTCCCCAGCGCCAGAGGTCGACCTCTCTTGGGGTCACTATCGCCTCACGATCGGGTAGAGCTATAATAGACTTCAGCTGACCGAGAGGTCTATCCGACTCCTCGATCAGCTGAGATATGATAGCGTAGTAGTAGCGCTTACTGCCAAACTGCACTAGCGCACGCATACCCACCCTCGCCTGTTCACACAGCGCCTCGGGCACACGATAAGTGTACTCCTCCTCGAGGGCTAGGGGTAGGATGATGCGAGCCAGCATAGGCAGAGCTACTGGCTATGCTGAGTTACTGCTGGCTTAGAGCTGCGTGCATATTGGCAGCAGCCTTGCGTCCGTCACCCATAGCGAGGATGACTGTCGCACCGCCACGGACGATGTCGCCACCAGCGTAGACCTCATTGATAGAGCTTTGGTTCTGCTCGTTGACGATGACGGTCCCCTTAGGAGAGACTTCCAGACCTTGGAAAGAGCGTGGTATGAGTGGGTTCGGCGAGACACCGATGCTCACGACAACCACATCCACATCTACCTCATCGATAGCTCCTGGTATGGGTACAGGCTTGCGACGACCATCGGGTGTGGGGTCGCCTAGCTCCATGCGCTGTAGCTTCATACGGCACACTTTGCCCTTTTCGTTGCCTTCGTACTCGATGGGGTTGTGTAGGGTGAGGAACTCGACGCCCTCAGCCTTAGCATGCAGGATCTCTTCACGACGTGCAGGCATCTCCTCCTCGCTACGACGATAGACGATCATAGCACGCTTAGCTCCAAGACGGAGTGCCGTACGGACTGAGTCCATAGCGGTGTTACCACCTCCGATGACAGCGACCACGTCTCCCTTATAGATAGGCGTTTCAGAGCCCTCAGTGCCAGCACCCATTAGATTGACACGGGTGAGGTACTCGTTAGAGCTCATGACACCGGCGAGGTTCTCCCCAGGGATATTCATAAAGTTTGGCAAGCCAGCGCCACTACCCACGAAGATGCCTACGAAGCCCATCTCCTGTAGCTGCTCGTAAGAGAGCGTACGACCTACGACGACGTTGGTCTCAAAGTGTACACCCATCTGCTCTAAGATCTTGAGCTCGGCGTTGACGACACGTAGCGGGAGGCGGAACTCGGGGATGCCATACTTCAGCACGCCACCGACCTCGTGCAGAGCCTCGAAGACGGTCACATCGTACCCCCAGCGCGCCATATCGCCAGCGAAAGAGAGTCCGGCGGGACCACTCCCGATGACAGCAATTTTCTTCCCATTGGCGGGAGCCATCTCGGGTAGTTCGTATAGCCCATTTTCTCGCTCATAGTCTGCTACAAAGCGCTCTAGATAACCGATGGCTACGGCATCGCGCTTCATCTTCTCCGTGTAGATACAATGCTTCTCACACTGCTTCTCCTGAGGGCATACACGACCGCAGACGGCGGGCAGAGAACTACTCTCACGGATGATGTGCGCAGCTGCGGCAAAGTCTCCACGCTCTACATTCTTAATGAATGAGGGGATATTGATTGATACGGGGCAACCCTCCATACAAGAGGGATTGGCACAGTCGAGACAGCGAATAGCCTCCTGACGAGCCTCAGCCTCGGTGAGACCACAGTTGACCTCCTTGGTTAGACTGTGCGCACGCTCGTGTGGATCGACCTCAGTCATCTTGACTCGAGGTATAGCCATGCGCTCCTTGCCGGTATGTGCCTTGCGAAGCTCCTCGCGCCAAGGTTCGTTGCGACGAGCAGTGATCAGATCCTTTTGTTCTGACATTGTAATATGTGGTTAGCTCAGTGTGATACGATTATTTTTTATAGGTATTCAGACGCATCAGTAGCTCGTCAAAGTCTACCTGGTGAGCGTCAAACTCAGGTCCGTCGACGCATACGAAGCGTGTCTTGCCTCCGACGGTGATACGACAAGCACCGCACATGCCAGTGCCGTCAACCATGATGGTATTGAGAGAGGCGGTGGTGGGGATGTTGTACTTCTTAGTTAGCAGAGCGACAAACTTCATCATGATGGCGGGCCCAATCGTTACGCAGAGGTCTACCTTCTCACGCTTGATGACAGACTCGACCCCATCGGTCACAAGTCCCTTAGTCCCATAGGAGCCATCATCAGTCATGATGATGATCTCGTCAGCAAACTCTCTAAACTCCTTCTCTAGGATGATGAGTTCCTTAGTACGTGCCGCAGCGACGACGATCACCTTATTGCCAGCAGCCTTGAGTGCACGAGCGATAGGGTAGAGTGGAGCCATACCGACACCACCACCAGCACAGACTACGGTGCCAAAGTTTTCAATGTGAGTAGCTTGTCCTAGGGGTCCCACGATGTCGTGGATCATGTCCCCAGCCTCTAGAGCGACTAGTCGCTGAGAGGACTCACCGACCGCCTGAACGATCAGCGTGATTGTGCCGGCATCTACATCAGCATCGGCAATAGTGTAGGGTACGCGCTCACTGTGATCGGTGACACGTACGATGACAAAGTGTCCAGCACGGCGTGACTTGGCAATCAAAGGTGCCTCGACAACCAGCTTGGCTACTTTTTCGGAGAGAAAAGTCTTACTGACTATACGATTCATAGCGTTGTGTGATATGATATAAGCTAATCAAGAATGGTCTCGATAGGGTACCTAGAGGTAGGTATTGCCAAAGGTACGACTTTTTCACCACCTAGCCACTAATTCTACTAGAGTTTGCATTTCGTAGCTCGATGATCCGCACACTGTAAGGGGCTAGCTCTATAGTCAGCGGAGCCCATGGCTGGAAGGCGTAGAGCTGCTCTTGGGGAGCTTCTAGATAGGTGTGTGTCGTCACACGCATCAGTTGCTGCGGGTCATCACGCTCCTTCGAGACTGGGAGGAAGAGTGGATAGCGCTGTAGGTCGGCCGTAAAGTTGCTTAGGACGGCTATCCCGATCGTGTCGCTGGTCTGTTGCTCTGCGGGATCTAGTAGTCGTAGGTAACCATAGGTGCGCTCAGCATTGAAGCCTCCCCACCGACGAGCCTGCTCCTGTATCGAGTGAAAAGCTCCCCTCAGTATGACTGGGTGCTGCGCCCATTGCATCAGCCGAAGATAGCTCTGAAAGATCGGGTCGGCAGGGTCACGATGACCTAGAGCGGGGATGCTCCAGTAGTCAAAGATCGTGGTACGCCCGTCAGTACCGCTGTATCCCTCGGCATCGACGCCTCTCTCTCCATACTCCTGCCCAGCGTAGAGAAGTAATGGGCTAGGGGTAGCGAGCGCAAGCAGCGTCATGGCGGTGAGCCCTCGTTGTGCTGAGTCGGCAAAGTAAGGCGAGGCAAGACGCACCTCGTCGTGGTTTTCTAGGAAGTAGAGTAGCGTGTCGGGAGCGTACTCCTTATTATTATGGATGAGTTGCTCTTCGATAGCAGAGACCGAGTGCTCTTGGGTGATTACTTGATAGAGCGTGTCGTAGAGTCCGCTCTTGTCATAAAGTAGGTCGAAGGCTCCCTCCTCTAAGTATCTATGGTAGTTATCTATCTGGTAGATCTCTGCGACAAAGGTGACGGGATACTGCTCCTGCACCTGCGGTATGACCCAGTGCCAAAACTTCACCGGCACCATCTCGACCATATCACAGCGAAAGCCGTCTACCCCCTCGGCAGCCCAGTAGCAGAGGATGTCTCGCATCTGGATCCACGTGGCAGGTATCGGGTCAAAGTGTGAGACACGAGAGCCATCGGGGCGGTAGTCTACGCCATAGTTCAGTTTGATCGTCTCGTACCAGTCGTTGGCAGAGGGAGCGGCAGACCAGCAGTCATTGCCCGTGACACGAGCTGGCTCTTCGAGATAACTAGAGGAGCGATTGGGTAGTTGGAGCGAGGAGCCAGGTAGGTAGTAGAAGTTGTTGTCTGGATCAAATGCTTTGCTCCTATCATCCTTAGCCCCTAGGGGTGTAGTCCCTAGGGGCGTGTGAGCCCCATCA is part of the Porphyromonas asaccharolytica DSM 20707 genome and harbors:
- the gltA gene encoding NADPH-dependent glutamate synthase; this encodes MSEQKDLITARRNEPWREELRKAHTGKERMAIPRVKMTEVDPHERAHSLTKEVNCGLTEAEARQEAIRCLDCANPSCMEGCPVSINIPSFIKNVERGDFAAAAHIIRESSSLPAVCGRVCPQEKQCEKHCIYTEKMKRDAVAIGYLERFVADYERENGLYELPEMAPANGKKIAVIGSGPAGLSFAGDMARWGYDVTVFEALHEVGGVLKYGIPEFRLPLRVVNAELKILEQMGVHFETNVVVGRTLSYEQLQEMGFVGIFVGSGAGLPNFMNIPGENLAGVMSSNEYLTRVNLMGAGTEGSETPIYKGDVVAVIGGGNTAMDSVRTALRLGAKRAMIVYRRSEEEMPARREEILHAKAEGVEFLTLHNPIEYEGNEKGKVCRMKLQRMELGDPTPDGRRKPVPIPGAIDEVDVDVVVVSIGVSPNPLIPRSFQGLEVSPKGTVIVNEQNQSSINEVYAGGDIVRGGATVILAMGDGRKAAANMHAALSQQ
- a CDS encoding sulfide/dihydroorotate dehydrogenase-like FAD/NAD-binding protein translates to MNRIVSKTFLSEKVAKLVVEAPLIAKSRRAGHFVIVRVTDHSERVPYTIADADVDAGTITLIVQAVGESSQRLVALEAGDMIHDIVGPLGQATHIENFGTVVCAGGGVGMAPLYPIARALKAAGNKVIVVAAARTKELIILEKEFREFADEIIIMTDDGSYGTKGLVTDGVESVIKREKVDLCVTIGPAIMMKFVALLTKKYNIPTTASLNTIMVDGTGMCGACRITVGGKTRFVCVDGPEFDAHQVDFDELLMRLNTYKK
- a CDS encoding alpha-amylase family protein gives rise to the protein MRTIIYSTLVRLWGNKKAHAQLTPHGTLEQNGTGTLEDFDDAALDYLASLGVSHLWSIGIIRHAIQTPLSGWTDCPNQHPDIVKGQAGSPYAITDYYDVHPTIVREPMGRREIFRSFVDRCHRHGLKVIIDFVPNHVSRQYDGAHTPLGTTPLGAKDDRSKAFDPDNNFYYLPGSSLQLPNRSSSYLEEPARVTGNDCWSAAPSANDWYETIKLNYGVDYRPDGSRVSHFDPIPATWIQMRDILCYWAAEGVDGFRCDMVEMVPVKFWHWVIPQVQEQYPVTFVAEIYQIDNYHRYLEEGAFDLLYDKSGLYDTLYQVITQEHSVSAIEEQLIHNNKEYAPDTLLYFLENHDEVRLASPYFADSAQRGLTAMTLLALATPSPLLLYAGQEYGERGVDAEGYSGTDGRTTIFDYWSIPALGHRDPADPIFQSYLRLMQWAQHPVILRGAFHSIQEQARRWGGFNAERTYGYLRLLDPAEQQTSDTIGIAVLSNFTADLQRYPLFLPVSKERDDPQQLMRVTTHTYLEAPQEQLYAFQPWAPLTIELAPYSVRIIELRNANSSRISG